AACCGGATGCCACTGGAGCCCAGTCTACTGGCGCAGAGCAAGCTTCGGCTGCTCCACCACCTGCAGCTTCGAGTCTGTTTGTTGGCACCCTAACAGATCCAGCGGAAGAAGCCGCTAaggcagctgctgctgctgaagtgCAAGCTCAACAGGAGGCTACCATGGCGGCTCTTGATGAAGCCAAGGCCACCTCAGTGTCGCACACGGCCGCATCTCCAGTTGCACAGGTCTGAGATTTAGTGTACGAATCTTGACATGTGGACCGTTTTCTCTCAACTTGATTTTTAACCGCAGGTGAATCTTGGAGAATATGTCAGAAAGGCCATTTGTTTCCTCGCTCGTAACTTTTACACACTCAAGTACGTGGCCTTGGTTTTGGCTTTCTGCATCAATTTTGTCCTGCTTTTCTACAAGGtatttgttattataattCATTACGTTAATTTTTGCGCTGTTGTATTCACTATGGATTATTGTAATGAATGTTTCGGTAGGCTTCGAACATTATTGACGGAAACGCTGAAGACGAAGCTGGCGGAGAAGTTGGTGGTTCGGCCGAGGCTGAAGGAAGTGGAGGATTAGCTGACTTAGCAGAAAGTATAGTTGATGCGGTTGAAAATGCAACGACAGAAATCTTTAACGCTACTCAGGTAAATTGTATTTAcacataataataagaaagctTTTCCAAACATCTTGTCGATGTGAGTTTAGAATATTGTGGAAACAATTCTGGAGGGCGGTGAAGAGGCTGGTGATGGTGACGGTGACGGCGATGGAGATGGCGATGGCGATGAAGAAGATGCAGAGGAATACATTCATGTCGATGAAAGGTTCTCTTACCTCGCAAACGTCCTTCGCGGAATGGCTGTGCTGCACTCGCTGATATCGCTCTTCATGCTTATTGCCTACTATCACCTCAAAGGTATATCCAAGTCCTGCTTGTGTCAGTAATAGAAAAATTCACCTTCCTTGATTTTTGCAGTCCCGCTGGCCATCTTCAAACGTGAAAAGGAGATTGCACGTCGCTTGGAATTTGACGGACTGTACATTGCTGAACAACCAGAAGAGAATGATATGCGGGTAAGTTGATTGATTTTCTGTTGTATACaaaatcttgtttttattgatttctctgtaattaatttgaatcGCCAAAGGCTTATTGGGACAAATTGGTCATTTCGGCGAAATCCTTCCCCGTTAATTACTGGGATAAGTTTGTAAAGAAGAAAGTCCGCCAAAAGTACAGTGAAACCTACGATTTTGATGCCATCAGCAACCTTCTGGGCATGGAGAAAAGTTCTCTATCTCAGGAGGAGGAAGTGCCCTCCGGATTCGTAAACTCGCTCTTGAGCGTGGACTGGCGCTACCAGGTGGGATAGTGATTAGAAATTGAGCAAGCGTTGGCGACTTTATATTCAACATGTCGGTGTACTTGACCACTAGGTGTGGAAAGCGGGGGTGACCATTACGGACAACTCCTTCTTGTACTCGCTGTGGTACTTTAGCTTCTCAATCTTGGGCAACtataattatttcttcttcgccgCTCATTTGCTGGATGTGGCCGTCGCCATTGCCTCGTTGAGAACCATCTTGCAGTCCGTCACTCACAATGGCAAGCAACTGTTGTTGACCGTTATGCTGTTAACCATTATCGTCTACTTGTACACGGTCATCGCCTTCAATTTCTTCCGCAAGTTTTACGTGCAGGAGGAAGACGATAACGTGGACAAGAAATGTCACGACATGTTGACCTGCTTCGTCTTCCACATTTACAAAGTCTGTTATCTACTTAAATtctattttccatttcaaaactAATTTCGCTCTATTCAAGGGTGTCCGAGCTGGTGGTGGTATCGGTGATGAAATTGAATCGCCCGACGGCGACGAATATGAAGTGTATCGCATTATGTTCGAtatcaccttcttcttcttcattattgttattttgcTGGCCATCATCCAGGGTAAATATTTGTCATGGGATTGCAACTTTCAAGACTTGCGCGTTTCACGATTTCCATCTTGCAACAGGTTTGATTATTGATGCTTTCGGAGAATTGCGTGACCAGTTGGCCAGCGTTTCTGAAAATCTCGAGTCCGAGTGCTTCATATGCGGTATAGGAAAGGATTACTTTGATTCTGTTCCACACGGGTTCGATACGCACGTACAAAAGGAGCACAATCTGGCAAATTATCTGTGAGTTCTCAGATTTGTAGAGTGtacattaaaatgttttaccaaTTTTATGTGTACCGGTTATCACTCACAGGTTCTTCTTGATGCATTTGATCAACAAACCGGACACGGAGTACACGGGTCAAGAGACCTATGTATGGAACATGTACCAGCAACGTTGTTGGGACTTCTTCCCAGTCGGAGACTGCTTCCGCAAACAATACGAAGTGGAATTGGGTGGAGGAGAGAGCGAGAAGAAAGGATAAAAACACTACCCCgatttctttccccctttttgccCCCCTTCTGGATGATTAATGAACACGACTTGTGTATTATTTACCACCCTGCTTTGGTGTTCCTGTTTTTGGAAGAGTCAAGAGAGATTGTCGGGAGCAGCAGTCACCACGCTAGTTTAAGGTGTTGAAGTTCCTTTTCTAATAATGCAGTATCATgatacttttactttttatttattcattttcggGGGAGTTGTGTAAGGGAAGGCTGATGGATCTTTGgttgagttttattttgacgaGTTTTGCTGTGTAGTCCCTATCTGAATTTCACACTcacaaacatttaaaaaattggcttttccctcttttttccaAAGGAACATGACCCTCCGCCCCACCACGGTCTTTTGTCACTTGCAAAAAtacatcctctctctctctcttctgatAAATCTGTCATCATCAGTCAAGCGCCTATTTCAAACATCCATTTTGGTTAAATTCGCGTAGTTCTATTCTGTATCgccctgtttttgttttgttttgattagaGAATAATTGCAAAACGAAGTGACGGTGGCATCTTCATCGATCATCgagttgaaattgttttcgtATTTTTATGTAGTGACGCCATGTTTGAATGCAGATTGGTCGCGTGACTACCGAAACACCCAAATGACTTTTACACGCATGGATTGACCACGAGCTACAGAGGAGCATTAGAGCACCCAGAGACAGCAGTCATCAGGACCGTAACGTAACCGAAACTTGGGGCGGAATCGATACATCACAGCACTCGAGTGAAGCCACCTAGCAGCAGCTAACTTCGCTTGATATAGCTTTTTATTCGCTAGGCAAGTACTTTTGTTACGTTTTACGATTTCGTGCCACAGTCGCACATAGGAACTGCCTCAACATCTGCTGAACAAACATAACATAACATTTGAGTTTTTCCAGCTTTTGCAGCGATCAATACTCGATAGTAATGCGTAAATCCACTTAAACTGTAGCTAAAAATAGATATTTATTATGCTTAATCTCCCGGGGCACGAGTCGGATGTATGATTCTTAAATTTTCTCAACGATGAATGGGTCACTGGAGAAGAGCTCGCTTGTAGTATTGATCACGTCAGATCACGACGTGCATTCCCTTTGCCCCTTTCTTATGATATTGCAGAAATAAAGGACAGAAGACGAGAAAGAGGAACCGGATGGAATAGTGGAGATGAAATGCGAGTTAGAAATAAGACGTGTTAGACATTTGTGTATGCGGACGAATCGAACCATGTCCCATTAATAAGTTAATGACATGACTGGAACAAATATTTCCTCTCGCTCAGTTTTGactttcatttaattttgtctTCTCTATGCATTTCaatgacaaaaaaatcttgttcttGCCAGTGTGTTTGCATTGCATTTTTCAATCGTGTTTctcttccccatttttttccgTCTAGATGGATCGATCAAAGTTGTCCAGTTAGTTGTAAATTCATCGGGTTTGAGTCGGACTGTGAGAGAGTTCAGTGGCTTTCTCTTGGAACTTGAAAGCCAGCCAAATAATCACGAGTGAGAGGGAGTAGAGAGAATGGGCGGATCCGGAATTGGATGAAGGCGATAACTGCGTGGCGACATTTCATCACCGTTCGTGAATACCCATGGAGCCCACACAGACACATCCAcgctgacaaaaaaaaaaaacaaacatgatgAGCTTTTTACAAGATAATACGGTAGCGGACATCGTTATTCATTGGATCCCCTTGATGAACGAGCTATACAACAGCCAACAATTCAGTTAACTGGTATTAgctaattgaattgttttattcttcctGGCTCTCAATTCCTTTTGTAGTGTCGCAGGCAGCAGCTGGACAGCTGAATGTGAAATGTGTTGAATAAGAAATGGCCGCCCCTTTCAAGTGCTCAAGTGGGAGAGCGAATGAGAAATGTGAGTACAGCAACAGTAAAGGATTTGGTAAGGAAGGCCACCGCCTCATTGCACTGCGCATAATAATCCGACCGTTAGAATATAGATCGGACCGAGTGTAGTCGACAGGTTCGAGGTGTGTCCCTGACTTGTGTATAGTCGCTGATCTCAGTTGCACACCGcacgcagttttttttttcttctttcccagcCGGCAGCTGACTAGCCGTTCACGAGTATACTGTTGACCTACTTGCGCAGAGAGCCCCGTTATACACAGATAGTAACCGTTGTTGCACCAGTCTTCTCTCTCGTGTCCGTGCGACTAGAGCGTGAAAATCTCTCCTTCCCTTAAAAAAACCCTTTAGGCTTCAAATGTGTCCCTCGGATGACGTGCGAATCAGCTCTTTTTTGCAATTGAATCGGTTGCCAACGCCTTTTAAATCCAGTGTCGGGTGATCTCGATTCCCGTCTGTGACATTTTGCACAATCTTGCGTTTCCGCTGTGTATTGATTTGTTAAAAACCGACAGCCGCTGTGTGCGTTCCCCCCTCTCCGTCTTTTGCAATTTACTCGATCTTTCTTGACCAGAGTGCCCAAGTCTGGAggtcaaattcttttcttgcctttacttttttacgattttctatcgagaaaagaaaaaccgttaGAAGATTATTGCCTCAGGTGCGTGAGCGCTTGTGCATATATCCGAGTGCGTGTGTCCCCCGCATTACGTGAGCGTTGACGATCGTTCGGTTGGCATTGAGAGAtcaaggatttttttattttttcttctcgtcgaGCCGCGCGGCCTAGACACTGGAAAACCACTGGGTCGCCAGAATTGGGTAACGTTGAGGCTGTGACCTACTTAGTTAACCTAGATAACTTTCCCATTTCTCAGCGAGCGCACTGCCGAGTGCCGAGCTTCGTTTTCTCCTGTCGTGTCTCTACCGCTGTGTGTACGCGTTTTTGTCGcaactctctctccctttcgtttctctttcttacttctttcttttttctgctgctggatatAACTATCGTTTTCACTAGGCTAGCCTTCGTCATCTCCCTTTTACACACTTCAACTCTCTTTGGCTGTTGCTTCATTCACAATCCGGCCCATTTCCAAAGAAGGTCAATCAAAAGACTCGCCTTCTccgctctgtgtgtgtgtgttcccaACAACAATTTACTTGACGTATTCATCAGTTCAAATTTAGCTGCACTCTCTGCACAACTAATTTCCTTGTGGATTCTCCGTCTCCTCCTCTCCAATTAACCGCCAAGGGGCTTGTTCGTCTATAAACCAAACCCACCCACTCTCACTTTCTAACTTCCTCTCAGCTCTGACGAGATTCAATCAATTATGTCGCATAAATAAACGTGCTTTGATCTATAATTTCCTAGAGCTATACGTCAAACACCCTTGATATATACATGcgaatttataaatatttatgagGAAATTCGGGGTAGAACATGGAGTTACGAGCTACTGTATCACAACTCCGGttattgattttctattttttctttttgtttcgtgtaTAGATGGACGTGAAAAAATGTGGAACTTGACGACTCGACCGAGGGCCGGAGACCCCCATTGTTGGACAAATCGCTCAACTAGCATTGGagcatacaaagaaattgacAATTCCTTGATTATGATGCCGGACAAATTGAATGAAGATGCTCACATAAGCATCTTGCGTGCTAGGGCAGTGATACCCTCAATGAACATAAGCAGTGCACCCAAGCCACCCAAGAAACGCTTTCTGGAAGCTGCGGCTGCTCATCAACTGGAAGAACAACAGAGACTGGAACAAGAGCAACAGGAATTAAAGAGTAGGGCTAGCGGTGAAGATAATTCGGCTCTGATGCAATTGGCTGAAATGTGTGTCTACTATCAGGCCAGCAACACGAGTCATCCTTCTGGGTAATGGTCCCCTTTAACGTATAGAGCTCTCGTTattgattattcaaatttttaatgtctgtcaaatgattgaaaatctaGATCGTGGTCGCCGGTGGGAGGAGCATGGAATTGCATTGACCATCGTGTTGTAGCAGTGGAACAGCCAGTCGAGCCGACCATGTACTCAATCAGTATGAGCAGCACCGTTCAAAGTGAAGCCAGCCCTAAAGCTGCTCCTTTCTGGGGCTGGGCCAATCGGTCACTTTTGCAGTCGGAGCAGGATCTCGAGAAtcgagaggaagaagaggaaaatgaGGAGCCGTTAGATTTAAGCGGCGAAGAGACAATTCGTACCAACCAACAAGAGTTGATCGATCATTTAGTAGAGAAATTGTGTGCACGGCCCGTGTCCGGCAAGTTCTCCTCTCTGGTCCAAAAGAAACTGTCGCTATTAGAGCCCCCTCCTAGTTCAGAGGCTGCTTCAATCCAGAACTCGTCCAGTGAAGTCAGCAGCTCTATCGATTTGAAAGACTCGGTCATGGTCGCCGCCAAGGACGTAAGGAGACGAGACTTGCCGTTGAAGAAACGTGATCCTTCTAGCCTTCATCAGAGCTATGACCAACGTGGAGAATTCTGCGACAGCAGCACGGCAACTAAACCGCTCGAGCCCTCGTCGGTGGAGGCTGTGACATCAACGAATAGCAGTAAGAAACCTGCTCCTAGATCGTGCAAAGGCAAACGCTACTTGGAGTTCATGTACGAAGGTCGGATCACGCTGAGTAGCCGTGGGCT
The window above is part of the Daphnia pulex isolate KAP4 chromosome 3, ASM2113471v1 genome. Proteins encoded here:
- the LOC124191092 gene encoding uncharacterized protein LOC124191092 isoform X1; the encoded protein is MAAPFKCSSGRANEKYGREKMWNLTTRPRAGDPHCWTNRSTSIGAYKEIDNSLIMMPDKLNEDAHISILRARAVIPSMNISSAPKPPKKRFLEAAAAHQLEEQQRLEQEQQELKSRASGEDNSALMQLAEMCVYYQASNTSHPSGSWSPVGGAWNCIDHRVVAVEQPVEPTMYSISMSSTVQSEASPKAAPFWGWANRSLLQSEQDLENREEEEENEEPLDLSGEETIRTNQQELIDHLVEKLCARPVSGKFSSLVQKKLSLLEPPPSSEAASIQNSSSEVSSSIDLKDSVMVAAKDVRRRDLPLKKRDPSSLHQSYDQRGEFCDSSTATKPLEPSSVEAVTSTNSSKKPAPRSCKGKRYLEFMYEGRITLSSRGLRRSESNEQQAEEQAAPCDQSSIGSKNNNNKRQRQVRQAEPGSGKAALSLRGRNAKLRKLS
- the LOC124191092 gene encoding uncharacterized protein LOC124191092 isoform X3 — encoded protein: MAAPFKCSSGRANEKYGREKMWNLTTRPRAGDPHCWTNRSTSIGAYKEIDNSLIMMPDKLNEDAHISILRARAVIPSMNISSAPKPPKKRFLEAAAAHQLEEQQRLEQEQQELKSRASGEDNSALMQLAEMCVYYQASNTSHPSGSWSPVGGAWNCIDHRVVAVEQPVEPTMYSISMSSTVQSEASPKAAPFWGWANRSLLQSEQDLENREEEEENEEPLDLSGEETIRTNQQELIDHLVEKLCARPVSGKFSSLVQKKLSLLEPPPSSEAASIQNSSSEVSSSIDLKDSVMVAAKDVRRRDLPLKKRDPSSLHQSYDQRGEFCDSSTATKPLEPSSVEAVTSTNSSRITLSSRGLRRSESNEQQAEEQAAPCDQSSIGSKNNNNKRQRQVRQAEPGSGKAALSLRGRNAKLRKLS
- the LOC124191092 gene encoding uncharacterized protein LOC124191092 isoform X2, encoding MWNLTTRPRAGDPHCWTNRSTSIGAYKEIDNSLIMMPDKLNEDAHISILRARAVIPSMNISSAPKPPKKRFLEAAAAHQLEEQQRLEQEQQELKSRASGEDNSALMQLAEMCVYYQASNTSHPSGSWSPVGGAWNCIDHRVVAVEQPVEPTMYSISMSSTVQSEASPKAAPFWGWANRSLLQSEQDLENREEEEENEEPLDLSGEETIRTNQQELIDHLVEKLCARPVSGKFSSLVQKKLSLLEPPPSSEAASIQNSSSEVSSSIDLKDSVMVAAKDVRRRDLPLKKRDPSSLHQSYDQRGEFCDSSTATKPLEPSSVEAVTSTNSSKKPAPRSCKGKRYLEFMYEGRITLSSRGLRRSESNEQQAEEQAAPCDQSSIGSKNNNNKRQRQVRQAEPGSGKAALSLRGRNAKLRKLS